From the genome of Capsicum annuum cultivar UCD-10X-F1 chromosome 4, UCD10Xv1.1, whole genome shotgun sequence:
atttaattttttactttttttaattaaacacgttttttttttaaaaaagaattgcCACGTTAGCCCTTAAGGGGGTAATATAATTCACAAGAAAGTTATTTATGGGGGTAAATAATTACAGGTTAAGTTTAGTGACTAAAGTAAATCGTGACAAGTTTAGGGGGGTAATCAtacctttttttctattttaaatatttattatcatGTCGTGTACGTATATGAATGTGGTTGCTTAGTTTTACTATTGACAcagtaaaaaatatattcaaaagaaaaggTAACAAATAACACATATAATCTAATTTAGATATTTATAACATGTAGTGTACAAATATTGATTATTTAGGACCATATAAAGGGAAGCGTTATTATCTCCCTGATTTCAGACGTAATTCTTACTTCAGAAATTCAAATAAGacattcaatttttttcactCCAGTTTGAGATGAACAATTGGAAAAACATTTGGAGTTTGGAAAAGTAGATTTACTCTCCTATGCACAGTGTCATCTTTTAAATTCGACACTCAAGTTCATCTTGTTATGACTGTTATGACTATACATAATTTAATAGGACAACGCTCTAATACTAATAAAGAATTTAACTATTATACTAACGAAGACATTATCATAgagatcaaagaaaaaaaatgagccTTATGATATACCTTCAGAAATAGATCTCCTACTAGTATGAAGACACTGCGTGATAAAATTAGGAATGAAATCGTTGAGAAATTTTGTGTTGTATGAAGGACTAATTAGTTTTGTCGTTAATTTTTACATATGtggtgatttaatttatgaaataattttatattcattttttttatattttaagtaatatttaaattatttaagtaatatatcattatttaatatttttaaatgtatttttgtatataaatattgattgaaaattttatacTATGTaccttttaattaaataaaaataaaattttaattaaaaatattatatagatatttaaaataatttttctctataaattaattttagcaataaaagtctattgatacatCTTCTTTTTGACTATTTAGGGTTAATTCTAtttctgatattttccaatataatactagtgatttatctatatttctatctgttactgctactgaataatttgcacttattataaatttaaatttttgatatattagatttccttttacggcagttattatgcttttttctataggttttataattatatcatctgctaaatataattctattggtgtatctattccttctctNNNNNNNNNNNNNNNNNNNNNNNNNNNNNNNNNNNNNNNNNNNNNNNNNNNNNNNNNNNNNNNNNNNNNNNNNNNNNNNNNNNNNNNNNNNNNNNNNNNNNNNNNNNNNNNNNNNNNNNNNNNNNNNNNNNNNNNNNNNNNNNNNNNNNNNNNNNNNNNNNNNNNNNNNNNNNNNNNNNNNNNNNNNNNNNNNNNNNNNNNNNNNNNNNNNNNNNNNNNNNNNNNNNNNNNNNNNNNNNNNNNNNNNNNNNNNNNNNNNNNNNNNNNNNNNNNNNNNNNNNNNNNNNNNNNNNNNNNNNNNNNNNNNNNNNNNNNNNNNNNNNNNNNNNNNNNNNNNNNNNNNNNNNNNNNNNNNNNNNNNNNNNNNNNNNNNNNNNNNNNNNNNNNNNNNNNNNNNNNNNNNNNNNNNNNNNNNNNNNNNNNNNNNNNNNNNNNNNNNNNNNNNNNNNNNNNNNNNNNNNNNNNNNNNNNNNNNNNNNNNNNNNNNNNNNNNNNNNNNNNNNNNNNNNNNNNNNNNNNNNNNNNNNNNNNNNNNNNNNNNNNNNNNNNNNNNNNNNNNNNNNNNNNNNNNNNNNNNNNNNNNNNNNNNNNNNNNNNNNNNNNNNNNNNNNNNNNNNNNNNNNNNNNNNNNNNNNNNNNNNNNNNNNNNNNNNNNNNNNNNNNNNNNNNNNNNNNNNNNNNNNNNNNNNNNNNNNNNNNNNNNNNNNNNNNNNNNNNNNNNNNNNNNNNNNNNNNNNNNNNNNNNNNNNNNNNNNNNNNNNNNNNNNNNNNNNNNNNNNNNNNNNNNNNNNNNNNNNNNNNNNNNNNNNNNNNNNNNNNNNNNNNNNNNNNNNNNNNNNNNNNNNNNNNNNNNNNNNNNNNNNNNNNNNNNNNNNNNNNNNNNNNNNNNNNNNNNNNNNNNNNNNNNNNNNNNNNNNNNNNNNNNNNNNNNNNNNNNNNNNNNNNNNNNNNNNNNNNNNNNNNNNNNNNNNNNNNNNNNNNNNNNNNNNNNNNNNNNNNNNNNNNNNNNNNNNNNNNNNNNNNNNNNNNNNNNNNNNNNNNNNNNNNNNNNNNNNNNNNNNNNNNNNNNNNNNNNNNNNNNNNNNNNNNNNNNNNNNNNNNNNNNNNNNNNNNNNNNNNNNNNNNNNNNNNNNNNNNNNNNNNNNNNNNNNNNNNNNNNNNNNNNNNNNNNNNNNNNNNNNNNNNNNNNNNNNNNNNNNNNNNNNNNNNNNNNNNNNNNNNNNNNNNNNNNNNNNNNNNNNNNNNNNNNNNNNNNNNNNNNNNNNNNNNNNNNNNNNNNNNNNNNNNNNNNNNNNNNNNNNNNNNNNNNNNNNNNNNNNNNNNNNNNNNNNNNNNNNNNNNNNNNNNNNNNNNNNNNNNNNNNNNNNNNNNNNNNNNNNNNNNNNNNNNNNNNNNNNNNNNNNNNNNNNNNNNNNNNNNNNNNNNNNNNNNNNNNNNNNNNNNNNNNNNNNNNNNNNNNNNNNNNNNNNNNNNNNNNNNNNNNNNNNNNNNNNNNNNNNNNNNNNNNNNNNNNNNNNNNNNNNNNNNNNNNNNNNNNNNNNNNNNNNNNNNNNNNNNNNNNNNNNNNNNNNNNNNNNNNNNNNNNNNNNNNNNNNNNNNNNNNNNNNNNNNNNNNNNNNNNNNNNNNNNNNNNNNNNNNNNNNNNNNNNNNNNNNNNNNNNNNNNNNNNNNNNNNNNNNNNNNNNNNNNNNNNNNNNNNNNNNNNNNNNNNNNNNNNNNNNNNNNNNNNNNNNNNNNNNNNNNNNNNNNNNNNNNNNNNNNNNNNNNNNNNNNNNNNNNNNNNNNNNNNNNNNNNNNNNNNNNNNNNNNNNNNNNNNNNNNNNNNNNNNNNNNNNNNNNNNNNNNNNNNNNNNNNNNNNNNNNNNNNNNNNNNNNNNNNNNNNNNNNNNNNNNNNNNNNNNNNNNNNNNNNNNNNNNNNNNNNNNNNNNNNNNNNNNNNNNNNNNNNNNNNNNNNNNNNNNNNNNNNNNNNNNNNNNNNNNNNNNNNNNNNNNNNNNNNNNNNNNNNNNNNNNNNNNNNNNNNNNNNNNNNNNNNNNNNNNNNNNNNNNNNNNNNNNNNNNNNNNNNNNNNNNNNNNNNNNNNNNNNNNNNNNNNNNNNNNNNNNNNNNNNNNNNNNNNNNNNNNNNNNNNNNNNNNNNNNNNNNNNNNNNNNNNNNNNNNNNNNNNNNNNNNNNNNNNNNNNNNNNNNNNNNNNNNNNNNNNNNNNNNNNNNNNNNNNNNNNNNNNNNNNNNNNNNNNNNNNNNNNNNNNNNNNNNNNNNNNNNNNNNNNNNNNNNNNNNNNNNNNNNNNNNNNNNNNNNNNNNNNNNNNNNNNNNNNNNNNNNNNNNNNNNNNNNNNNNNNNNNNNNNNNNNNNNNNNNNNNNNNNNNNNNNNNNNNNNNNNNNNNNNNNNNNNNNNNNNNNNNNNNNNNNNNNNNNNNNNNNNNNNNNNNNNNNNNNNNNNNNNNNNNNNNNNNNNNNNNNNNNNNNNNNNNNNNNNNNNNNNNNNNNNNNNNNNNNNNNNNNNNNNNNNNNNNNNNNNNNNNNNNNNNNNNNNNNNNNNNNNNNNNNNNNNNNNNNNNNNNNNNNNNNNNNNNNNNNNNNNNNNNNNNNNNNNNNNNNNNNNNNNNNNNNNNNNNNNNNNNNNNNNNNNNNNNNNNNNNNNNNNNNNNNNNNNNNNNNNNNNNNNNNNNNNNNNNNNNNNNNNNNNNNNNNNNNNNNNNNNNNNNNNNNNNNNNNNNNNNNNNNNNNNNNNNNNNNNNNNNNNNNNNNNNNNNNNNNNNNNNNNNNNNNNNNNNNNNNNNNNNNNNNNNNNNNNNNNNNNNNNNNNNNNNNNNNNNNNNNNNNNNNNNNNNNNNNNNNNNNNNNNNNNNNNNNNNNNNNNNNNNNNNNNNNNNNNNNNNNNNNNNNNNNNNNNNNNNNNNNNNNNNNNNNNNNNNNNNNNNNNNNNNNNNNNNNNNNNNNNNNNNNNNNNNNNNNNNNNNNNNNNNNNNNNNNNNNNNNNNNNNNNNNNNNNNNNNACaacttttttttaagaaaaattaaataaaatatagaaattagtaATATTTCAACTGAAAATATGTAGCAGTTGAAAACTTAAAACCGCCAGTTTTATCCTCTAGATGAGCTCATGAAGTTGGGATTTAAGTGGTAGGTTTGAGGTCCAAAAAATGCGTTTAGCAATGTCCTCCTCATCAGCTCTTCCTCTTCCTTTCTCTCCTTCAACTCTCTCACAATCTCCATCTTTATCCTTAACCCATCTCCCCAATCACTCTTTTCTCCTCCTCCCCGACGAACCATCCACTCTCTTCGACTCAAAACCCCGTACAATTCGCTACCGTTTAAGCGAACTATGCCGAAAAGGACAAACTCATCTCGCCCGCCAACTGTTCGATACAATTCCTCAACCAACAACTGTCCTTTGGAATACTATTATCATTGGATACATTTGTAACAACTTGCCTCATGAAGCTATTTTGTTTTATTCTAAATTGAAACATGCCGGTTCATCGGTGTGTGATCAGTATACTTTCTCTTCTGTTCTTAAAGCTTGTGCGGAGACGAAAAGGATACTTGTAGGTAAAGCTGTGCATTGTCATATTTTGCGGTCTGGTATTCATCCTAGTAGGATTGTGAGTAATTCTTTGTTGAATATGTATTCGAGTACGTGTGTTGGTTTGGAAAGTGGTTCGGATTGTGAGTTGGTGGAAAGGGTGTTTAGAATTATGAGGAAAAGAAATGTTGTTGCTTGGAATACAATTTTTTCGTGGTATGTTAAAAGGAAGAGGTTTTCGGAAGCAGTTAAGTGTTTTGTTATGATGATGAGTTTAGGTGTTAAGCCGAGTGTTGTTAGTTTTGTTAATGTTTTTCCTGCTGTATCAGAAGTAGGGGATGTTAGAGTTGCTGATGCTCTATATGGTTTGATTGTGAAATTGGgtaatgaatatgtaaatgacttgTTTGTAGTTAGTGCTGCAATTGTTATGTATGCTGAGCTTGGTTGTGTTGATTTGGCGAGAAGAATATTTGACAATACTTGTGAAAGAAATACAGAGATTTGGAACTCTATGATTAGCGGGTATATTCAGAACAATTTTCCTTTTAAAGCAGTTGATCTCTATCTTGAAGCTGTAAAAGCAAAGGATGCTGTTACTACTGATGATGTGACATTTGTATCCGCTCTTATGGCAACTTCACAGTTGCAGCATTTGGAGTTTGCCCAACAGCTACATGCATGTCTGGTAAAGAAATGCATGGATTCACAGGTTATTTCGTTAAATGCTATGATAGCCACATATTCTAGGTGTAACCGTGTTGGCGATTCATTTAAAGTTTTTAATGGAATGAAGGACAGAGATATAGTGTCATGGAATACTATGGTGTCTGCTTTGGTACAGAACGGACTTGATAATGAGGCTTTAATGCTTGTATACGAGATGCAAAAGCTTAGGGTTGTAATTGATGATATAACAATTACCATCCTGCTTTCTGCTGCATCAAATCTCAGGGACAGGGAAATTGGTAAACAGGCCCATGCTTATCTCCTGAGGCACAATATTCAATTTGAAGGAATGGACAGTTACCTGATAGACATGTATTCCAAATCTAATATGATTAGAGAAGCACAAGCAATATTTCAGTCAAACTTCACAAATGATAAGGATCAAGCCACATGGAATGCTATGATAGCTGGGAACACTCAAAATGGATTAATTGAACAATCCTTTGTTGTCTTCAAGGAGATGCTTGACCAGAATGTGAAACCAAATGCTGTGACCTTAGCATCAATTCTTCCATCATGCAGCCAGGCAGGAAGTATAGCAATAGGCAAGCAGTTACATTGTTTTGCAATTCGTAATTTTCTTGAAAACAATGTTTATGTTGTCTCGGCTTTGGTAGACATGTACTCCAAATCAGGAACAATTGATTATGCtgaaagtgtttttcaaaaatctcCTGAGAAGAACTCAGTGACATatacaaatatgattttgggatACGGCCAGCATGGGATGGGCAAAAAAGCTCTAACACTGTTCTACTCTTTGCAGCAGAATGGTTTAGACCCAGATGCTGTTACCTTCATTGCAGTCCTGTCTGCTTGCAGCTACACCGGATTGGTTGATGAAGGACTTCAAATATTTGAGCTGATGGGCGAAGAATACGGAATTCAGCCGTCAGCAGAGCACTATGCTTGTGTGGTTGACATGTTAGGAAGAGTTGGACGGTTGGATGAAGCTCATAATTTTGCTAAACAGTTGGGTGAAGAAGGTAATGTCTTGGGAATATGGGGATCACTCCTTGCAGCCTGCAGAGTTCATAGAAATTTTGAATTGGGGAAAATTGTTTCCAGTAAGCTGCTTGAATTAGAGGGGAGTGACAGAATTTCTGGTTATCATGTTCTACTTTCAAATATATATGCAGAGGAAGGAAACTGGCAATCTGTAGATAACCTCAGAAGAGGAATGCGCAAAATGGGGTTGTCAAAGGAGGTTGGGTGTAGTTGGATTGCTACTTCTGGTTATCCACACTCTTTTGTATCTAGAGATAATAAGCATCCTCAGTGCTGCATGATATATGATATGTTGGGATGTTTAACCATCAATATGAAAGATGCTGGCTATAAACCTAAACTTGAGCTAATGGAAGGGTGGATCTATGGGCTAGAAGAATAAAAAGCTATCAGTTCTCCCACTATGTACCTTACATTTTTTGACAGGATTTTGCTAGAGTTGACATGATCGTAGTTTATCAATGACCAGCTGCCTTTGAAATTCGAGGTAATGAAGTTGTGTTTTAgctttttagtttagttttttctTCTGAGTTATGCTCTTTTACATTGTAAAGATACCCAGAAGTAGGAATACAGTTAGTGAAATGTATGTATGTTGTTTTATTAAGACAGATCAGTCAAGAAAATCCATTTTACTGTTTTGGTGGAAAACAAGGTATCCTAGATAGCAAAGGAAGGGTCCTATCCAAGATGACAACTTCTATCAAGCAATCTTATTGACTGAAGCACAGTGAAATTACGTGACCAGTTCTGTCCTTTGCATAACTTATACTTGTTCTGCAGTTCAGCTTTTAAACTATCGCATAGGATATTCTTTGATGCAGAAATCCCTGAAATGTGGATGAAAGGATCAAAGATAGTTGAAATATTGGAATTTCATCATGTTTGCAAGTCACGAGTGTTATTATTTCGGAGCCAAATGGTATTAATAACATTTGCTAAGGTTGGTCCAGATAACTTTAGTATGTCTGGTAAGGTTGGTCAGCTAATTATAGTATGTGAATATCAATGAAGTTGGCATAAGTGGAGTTTCTCATCTGTGAAAATGGTTCTGAAGCTAACAACAAATCATATAAATAAGATGATCTCTGAAAATTTCCTTATTGGACTATTGGCTTAAATTATTGGACGTTGGCAAGCAAAAGCTTTCTATATATTACATCTAGTTCTAGTGATTAGTAAGAAGCTTTTTTGACTAAATATTCATGTAGACTTTTGCCAACCAATTAAGTTCTGAGTCCATGTTATCTTTACTTGGCTTATTAGGCTCCACATGGTTGCTTACAAGCTGCTTGTGGCAACTTAAAGTTAATTATTGTTCTTCACTTTCCAGAAGGGACAAAGGGCTTAAGGGCATCACCTCTTGGATTTTTCTCAAGAACAGGTGAAGCTCTTTTGATGAGACCACTAACTCCGTTGTGCTCCATGTTCTTGAAGAGATAATTCCTTCTTTTGCAAGCAGGTACTTCTGAGCATGCTGCAGATCTCTTTATGAATTTATATTACCTCTACACATTATCTAGTGTTGTTTATTTTGACATGGAAGGTAAAATATCAGGGGCATGAATGCTGTGTGACTCAGAGAAACTTATTTCTAACCTAATCTTCTACTTAtgatccaaaaaaaaatagatcCTCTACTTTAAAGGTCCAACCGTCCAATGACCTGACAGTTATTGTAATCTAATCCTGTGGCCAAACCTCAATGATATGATTCCAGTTCATTAGTTCATTTAGACCAGTTGTATTTCAGAATTCATTTGTAAATCATTTACACTAGCCGGTTGTATTTAAAAACAGTTAGTCTGTTTTAGTGTAGTGACAGGATATGTGACTTAGCACATGATACACTTGTTCCCAAAGTTAGTTGTAACTAACTTTCCCTCCCCCTAGCTGGATCTCATATAAGGAACTGATTAACTATTGTAATATTTATTCAGAAATTACACAGTGAAATAcaatcttcttctttcttctcttattaCAGAATTCCCAATTAGGGTATTAGAAGTGAGTTGTTCAAGAGTAATTCTTGTCATTTACTCTTTAGGCTCCTTCCTAACAGCTTTCAATTCCATAAGAATTCTGGGTTGTATCATTGGTATCAGAGACACTGATCCTCTGCCTCTGCAATGGGTGACCATAACACAAGGATGCATGAATTACAGAAAGAGGTAGATTCTCTTAAAACCTTTATGGATGGAGTGGTGAATTCGATGGCAGAAATGCGTACAATTGTAGATGAAAAAATGGCTCAACccatgaatgaatgaatgaaatcgAACAGTTGTTCCTGCGTAATGGTGGTGCATCAATGGAGGCCCTAACCGCTAATGCTGGGGACAATGGAGCAACTGGAGAAGGGCAACCCAGACGCGAACGACATGTGGCTTATCAGATGTATAATAGAAGGTATTAACTGGACTTTCCCAAATTTGATGGGCATGGGTTGAAGGATTGGTTGTACAAGTGTGACCAATTCTTTGATGTGGAGGAAATCGAAGAAAAATCCAAGGTGAAAATGGCTTCGTGAAACATGGAAGAAAAGGCATTACAGTGGCATCAATCCTACATGAAGCATCGATTAACTAGCGATTGGCCTAGATGGGGTGAGTATGTAGGTTGTCTCTATACCAGATTTGGAGAAGAATTATTTGATGACCCCATGGGTGATTTTAAAGATCTCAAACAAACAGGTACTGTGCAAGAATATGTCgatttgtttgataaattgctaACTAAGGTAGATTTACCCAAACATTATGTAGTTAGCTGCTTTGTGAGAGGCTTGAAGCTGGAAATTGGACTCCCTGTCAAGATGTTGGGTCCAAGAACCCTGGCCAAGGCTATTAGTTTAGCAAAGATCCAAGAACAAACCCTTATTTTTCAGAAACAAGTTTTTCATGGAATATTGCCTAACCCCAAAAACATGT
Proteins encoded in this window:
- the LOC107867784 gene encoding pentatricopeptide repeat-containing protein At3g22150, chloroplastic, yielding MRLAMSSSSALPLPFSPSTLSQSPSLSLTHLPNHSFLLLPDEPSTLFDSKPRTIRYRLSELCRKGQTHLARQLFDTIPQPTTVLWNTIIIGYICNNLPHEAILFYSKLKHAGSSVCDQYTFSSVLKACAETKRILVGKAVHCHILRSGIHPSRIVSNSLLNMYSSTCVGLESGSDCELVERVFRIMRKRNVVAWNTIFSWYVKRKRFSEAVKCFVMMMSLGVKPSVVSFVNVFPAVSEVGDVRVADALYGLIVKLGNEYVNDLFVVSAAIVMYAELGCVDLARRIFDNTCERNTEIWNSMISGYIQNNFPFKAVDLYLEAVKAKDAVTTDDVTFVSALMATSQLQHLEFAQQLHACLVKKCMDSQVISLNAMIATYSRCNRVGDSFKVFNGMKDRDIVSWNTMVSALVQNGLDNEALMLVYEMQKLRVVIDDITITILLSAASNLRDREIGKQAHAYLLRHNIQFEGMDSYLIDMYSKSNMIREAQAIFQSNFTNDKDQATWNAMIAGNTQNGLIEQSFVVFKEMLDQNVKPNAVTLASILPSCSQAGSIAIGKQLHCFAIRNFLENNVYVVSALVDMYSKSGTIDYAESVFQKSPEKNSVTYTNMILGYGQHGMGKKALTLFYSLQQNGLDPDAVTFIAVLSACSYTGLVDEGLQIFELMGEEYGIQPSAEHYACVVDMLGRVGRLDEAHNFAKQLGEEGNVLGIWGSLLAACRVHRNFELGKIVSSKLLELEGSDRISGYHVLLSNIYAEEGNWQSVDNLRRGMRKMGLSKEVGCSWIATSGYPHSFVSRDNKHPQCCMIYDMLGCLTINMKDAGYKPKLELMEGWIYGLEE